A region of Bacteroidota bacterium DNA encodes the following proteins:
- a CDS encoding T9SS type A sorting domain-containing protein, translating to MKRLTTLLFVAAFALGVNNAFATLNTPTITAPTVGATNRAPDVLLNWSNSTSATAYQYKLSTSPTLAGAVAQQVSVSQVNCANLLFGTTYYWSVRAIKTGGSPDSSAWSAIWNFSTINQVTLSTPGIGANNQAPNATLTWTAISGLTNYDVQYDTSASFNSPFNTYFSVAGSSATANCSNLMFGQNYYWRVRGRHSLDTTLWSTVRNFSVLDEMILVLPANNATNVSINPTMKWVSVAGSTGYQYRYSTFSNMSNAVLMQMPGSTVQDTLYGLTYGTTYYWQVRVYHSLDTSSWCSPWAFTTQYQLTSAPTLVSPANSSTNVPLSTVNFTWNASTGATSYQYEYADNSSFTNSVLGNSTPLTHVSGTLLASTTYYWRVRGSNGNGYSPWSNVWSFATVVQYNTAPTLISPPDLTVNVALTGTTLTWSSVYAATQYYYEFDTHSNFSAPIGGAIASPSAITGPLGTNTIYFWRIKAGNGTIWSPWSSVWKFSTGPTVVGVDENTLPAFNAYPNPCNGTFTLNTGLNSEPSRVIVCDLSGKVVFMNNALVNAENTLDLGSVKPGSYLLSVENSSYRKCIPLIVE from the coding sequence ATGAAACGACTCACTACCCTGCTTTTTGTTGCAGCGTTTGCACTTGGTGTAAATAATGCTTTTGCAACATTAAACACACCAACCATTACGGCACCTACTGTGGGTGCTACAAACAGAGCACCGGATGTACTGCTCAACTGGAGCAATAGCACAAGCGCCACTGCTTACCAGTACAAACTGTCTACCAGTCCCACGCTTGCCGGAGCCGTTGCCCAGCAAGTTTCCGTGAGTCAGGTGAACTGCGCCAACCTGCTTTTCGGGACAACGTATTACTGGAGCGTACGCGCCATCAAAACAGGCGGCTCACCCGATTCATCGGCATGGTCTGCGATATGGAATTTCTCCACCATCAATCAGGTGACATTATCAACACCGGGAATTGGTGCAAATAATCAGGCACCCAACGCCACACTCACATGGACGGCTATAAGCGGACTTACCAATTATGATGTTCAATATGATACCAGCGCAAGTTTTAATTCCCCGTTCAACACTTATTTTTCTGTTGCCGGAAGCAGCGCAACCGCCAATTGCAGTAACCTGATGTTCGGACAAAATTATTACTGGAGAGTGAGAGGAAGACACAGTCTTGACACCACATTGTGGTCGACGGTGAGGAACTTCAGTGTGCTTGACGAGATGATATTAGTACTGCCTGCAAACAATGCTACCAATGTTAGCATCAACCCTACCATGAAATGGGTTTCGGTGGCAGGTTCAACAGGCTATCAATATCGTTACAGTACGTTTAGTAATATGTCGAATGCGGTGCTGATGCAAATGCCCGGAAGCACAGTACAGGACACGCTGTATGGTCTTACCTATGGCACAACTTACTATTGGCAGGTCAGGGTGTACCATAGCTTAGATACATCGAGCTGGTGCTCACCATGGGCTTTTACCACACAGTATCAGCTCACCTCTGCTCCTACGCTTGTCAGCCCTGCGAACAGCTCTACCAATGTACCGCTCTCGACCGTTAATTTTACATGGAACGCTTCAACAGGAGCTACTTCATACCAGTATGAATATGCCGATAATTCATCATTTACCAATTCGGTTCTCGGTAACTCTACACCACTCACTCATGTTTCAGGTACTCTGCTGGCGTCAACAACCTATTACTGGAGAGTAAGAGGAAGCAACGGCAACGGCTATTCACCCTGGTCGAATGTGTGGAGTTTCGCAACGGTTGTTCAGTACAATACGGCACCGACACTCATTTCACCTCCTGATCTTACTGTCAATGTAGCTCTAACAGGAACCACACTTACCTGGAGTTCTGTTTATGCAGCCACACAATACTATTATGAATTTGATACGCATTCCAATTTTTCTGCTCCCATCGGTGGCGCCATTGCAAGTCCCAGCGCTATTACCGGTCCGCTTGGAACAAATACTATCTATTTCTGGAGAATTAAAGCAGGCAACGGCACCATCTGGTCGCCCTGGTCATCTGTATGGAAATTCAGTACCGGACCGACCGTAGTAGGTGTTGATGAGAATACCTTACCGGCGTTCAACGCTTACCCGAATCCCTGTAACGGAACGTTTACACTGAATACAGGTCTGAACAGCGAGCCCTCAAGAGTTATTGTCTGTGACCTTAGCGGGAAGGTAGTTTTCATGAACAATGCCCTTGTTAATGCGGAAAACACCCTTGACCTTGGTTCTGTTAAACCGGGTTCCTACCTTCTCTCTGTTGAGAACAGCAGTTACCGCAAATGCATTCCGCTGATTGTGGAATAA
- the smpB gene encoding SsrA-binding protein SmpB, with translation MGTEIKIRNKKASFEYHLLEEFDAGIVLTGTEIKSIREGKANLTDAYCVFNGTELFVVAMHISEYTYGTYNNHDPKRKRKLLLKRRELKKLFTKVREKGCTIVPTQLFINEKGLAKLKIALAKGKHAYDKREAIKTKDIKREMDKKMKEF, from the coding sequence ATGGGTACAGAAATTAAAATACGAAATAAAAAGGCATCGTTCGAGTATCACCTGCTCGAAGAATTTGATGCCGGCATTGTACTTACCGGAACCGAAATAAAATCAATCCGCGAAGGCAAAGCAAACCTTACCGATGCTTATTGTGTATTTAACGGAACCGAACTTTTTGTGGTGGCAATGCACATTTCAGAATATACATACGGTACTTATAATAACCATGACCCGAAACGTAAACGCAAGCTGCTGCTAAAACGCCGGGAGTTAAAAAAGCTGTTTACCAAAGTCAGAGAAAAAGGCTGCACTATTGTTCCGACACAACTTTTCATCAACGAAAAAGGACTCGCTAAATTAAAAATTGCACTGGCAAAAGGCAAGCATGCTTACGACAAGCGCGAAGCCATCAAGACTAAAGATATCAAACGCGAGATGGATAAAAAAATGAAAGAGTTTTAA
- a CDS encoding ammonium transporter: MMHNLLLSIPFDTGRTGFMLLATSLVMLMTPALAFFYGGLAGKRNILGIMIQSFVSMGWTTVLWWAFGYSLCFSGAGAIFGNFDKALMLGVDMNSHFMINGTETNLPEYVFMAYQMMFAIITPALITGAFVNRVSFKSYMLFLTIWQILVYYPMVHMVWGGGLLAQWGVLDFAGGIVVHAIAGFAALASVLYVGSRKDKKSPPNSIPLVAIGTGLLWFGWYGFNAGSELDVDAITGNAFLNTDVAASFATVTWLFIDWSREKKPKFVGLLTGSVAGLATITPCAGFVPLWTAPIIGIAAGGICYLAVSFKNRLGWDDALDVWGVHGMGGVVGTILLGVFASSTINPLVTTNGLAMGGGFSFFGKELVAVAGASAYAFVFTYIMLMLINFITPVKVKQEDENIGLDEALHGEKAYDEGVL, translated from the coding sequence ATGATGCACAACTTGCTGCTTTCAATCCCATTCGACACCGGTCGCACGGGATTCATGCTGCTGGCCACCAGTCTGGTTATGCTTATGACGCCTGCGCTGGCATTCTTTTATGGCGGTCTGGCCGGAAAAAGAAACATCCTCGGAATTATGATTCAAAGCTTTGTTTCCATGGGCTGGACCACCGTTTTGTGGTGGGCCTTTGGTTATTCGCTCTGTTTCAGCGGGGCAGGAGCCATCTTCGGAAACTTCGACAAAGCCCTGATGCTTGGTGTTGACATGAACTCGCATTTTATGATCAACGGCACGGAAACAAACCTGCCCGAGTACGTTTTCATGGCGTATCAGATGATGTTTGCAATCATCACACCTGCCCTCATCACCGGTGCCTTTGTGAACCGTGTTTCTTTCAAATCCTACATGCTCTTCCTCACCATCTGGCAGATTCTCGTATACTATCCCATGGTACACATGGTATGGGGCGGTGGCTTACTGGCTCAGTGGGGTGTTCTTGACTTTGCAGGCGGTATAGTGGTTCATGCTATTGCAGGTTTTGCGGCGCTGGCTTCTGTGTTATATGTTGGTTCAAGGAAAGATAAAAAATCACCTCCCAACAGTATTCCTCTGGTTGCTATTGGTACAGGTTTATTGTGGTTCGGATGGTACGGCTTTAACGCCGGAAGCGAACTCGACGTGGATGCTATCACAGGAAACGCTTTCCTGAATACTGACGTGGCAGCTTCGTTTGCTACCGTTACATGGTTGTTTATCGACTGGTCGCGTGAGAAAAAACCCAAGTTTGTAGGACTTCTTACAGGTTCTGTCGCCGGTCTGGCAACGATTACTCCTTGCGCCGGTTTTGTGCCGCTGTGGACAGCACCCATCATTGGTATTGCTGCCGGTGGAATATGCTATCTGGCTGTTTCTTTCAAGAACAGACTTGGCTGGGACGATGCTCTTGACGTATGGGGCGTTCATGGAATGGGCGGCGTTGTCGGTACAATACTTCTGGGCGTATTTGCTTCCTCCACCATCAATCCGCTGGTTACAACCAATGGTCTGGCAATGGGCGGTGGATTCAGCTTCTTTGGAAAAGAGTTAGTAGCGGTTGCAGGGGCTTCGGCCTATGCATTTGTCTTTACCTATATAATGCTTATGCTGATTAATTTTATCACTCCCGTGAAAGTAAAACAGGAAGATGAAAATATTGGTCTTGATGAAGCATTGCACGGTGAAAAAGCTTACGATGAAGGTGTTCTTTAA
- a CDS encoding T9SS type A sorting domain-containing protein: MKTKFLHKIKSVLLVLFFTTGLIGTMTAQTFLSEGFEGGALPTGWTQEYVTGTNNWIYANGGHSGLPVAAHTGSYNAQFYYGSYANYTTKLVTPAMNINLVTNPTLTFWHAQMDWSGDVDEHRIYYKTSSGGPWNLLATYTAAIAAWTQEVIALPNGSSTYYIAFEGTAQWGYGVCIDDVTVTGTYPIACGNTGVSNLTPTASWQNAPYVSGTIPYWSFTATAGTWYDFSLCSNSEDTYMTIYNSAGVLQTANDDDGPFCTGFAGPASISWLCGTTGTYYVSAAHFVCNNFVSSGNLEYRSFTRACADCAPADAALGDIGLNLWGYNTTGNLLDGGKWSGSFTGKAGSIYHFDLCPDAPGAGTADFDVDIKITDSSCNILDGVDGSCTVADHYRPNDFTWTCPANGTYYVILAPFPSYYTHSCTGTASNTFTMNYYREPKPLVCPAGAIAESEPDCMAGYVDATNGGCNSTPSVFTILPSNCSDVLCGTSGNYDVSGSTYRDTDWIQFSTSDSTDVFIDAIAQFDLTVGLIDGNAGCPVSSFITFATALEGDSLHLPYVLGPGTWWLWVAPSNWNGWPCGSKYVVSLQTVAKPIVPIAAANPSCGPTTLNPIPDGHFESSFWQGTSCGTLLTDVATNPYAVTNTGTYYVRSINSATGCWSECTSVDVFVNTPGTLTANANGNPAGVTVCPSDIVTLGAAYSLTAVDTLLYRWSVAGTVIRDWDADPTYVVPTATDTTYTVEVRDYYGYTNNNVLYMYGDDNSAAGLAFLRNDVRIGAVDSLDIRLGTPSVAQLQTYGVVLIYTDFPPMSPMAMGDTLKKFVDLGGKLVTLFAAQDTAYGLKGSYLSQHYDPIFSTAIYTPATSSIGVVSLPSHPLMQGVTDINSAFHSTSTALTAGSHLIFRWADGSVGAAYKRVLPQGGILSINFMPPYATGADVYKIIANAAAYMIGSNCTISDDVPVTVTPLPVAAGTISGSDTACVGATGVGYSVLPITGATSYIWSYTGTGATINGTGAAVTIDFSASATGGDLTVKGTNSCGDGVASSALTISINPLPGAAATITGTDTVCRGDNSVTYSIATITDADTYNWNYTGADATLTGTGNSVTIDFGAGATSGTLTVAGHNGCGNGTVSAGFTIVVNTVPAAAAAISGPDTACQGTTGVYYSLPVLAGATTYIWGYTGTGVTINGSGSGVTLDFNNSATSGNLTIHGHNDCGDGVASPAFAIYVDPCSGIEAFDAAKNVSVVPNPNPGVFSVIIIAKEKTTYIMKIVDVLGKTVTEKLLPVSVGENRVEMNLSNQPSGTYYLNLTDDNNKIVKSILIAR, from the coding sequence ATGAAGACAAAATTCTTACACAAAATAAAGAGTGTGCTTCTTGTCCTGTTTTTCACTACAGGATTAATCGGCACAATGACTGCCCAGACCTTCCTGTCTGAAGGCTTTGAGGGCGGTGCCCTCCCGACGGGCTGGACACAGGAATACGTTACCGGAACTAACAATTGGATTTATGCAAACGGAGGTCATTCCGGTTTGCCGGTTGCGGCGCACACAGGTTCTTACAATGCGCAATTCTACTATGGTTCATACGCAAACTATACCACAAAACTGGTTACACCTGCAATGAATATTAACCTGGTGACTAATCCTACACTTACCTTCTGGCATGCTCAGATGGATTGGTCAGGAGATGTTGACGAACACCGTATTTACTATAAGACATCATCGGGTGGTCCATGGAACCTGCTTGCTACGTATACCGCAGCTATCGCTGCCTGGACTCAGGAAGTGATTGCCCTTCCCAATGGTTCATCAACCTATTATATTGCCTTTGAGGGAACCGCGCAATGGGGATATGGAGTTTGTATCGATGACGTTACCGTTACAGGAACATATCCTATTGCATGCGGAAATACAGGCGTAAGTAATCTTACACCAACTGCCTCATGGCAAAACGCGCCCTATGTTTCCGGAACTATACCCTACTGGTCATTCACGGCCACTGCCGGAACATGGTATGATTTCAGTCTTTGCAGTAATTCGGAAGATACTTATATGACTATATACAATTCCGCCGGAGTTCTTCAGACAGCCAATGATGATGATGGCCCTTTCTGTACCGGTTTTGCCGGCCCGGCAAGTATTTCATGGCTTTGCGGAACAACAGGAACCTATTATGTTTCTGCAGCGCATTTTGTTTGCAATAATTTTGTGAGCAGTGGCAATTTGGAATATCGCTCCTTTACCAGAGCTTGTGCCGATTGTGCTCCAGCCGACGCGGCACTTGGAGATATTGGGCTCAACCTTTGGGGATATAATACAACCGGGAACCTGCTTGACGGTGGCAAATGGTCAGGCTCTTTTACGGGAAAAGCAGGAAGCATCTACCATTTCGATCTTTGTCCCGATGCTCCGGGCGCCGGAACAGCTGATTTTGATGTTGACATAAAGATTACCGATTCATCGTGCAATATTTTAGACGGAGTGGATGGCAGCTGCACTGTTGCCGACCATTACCGACCTAATGATTTCACCTGGACCTGTCCTGCCAACGGCACATATTATGTGATACTTGCACCATTTCCTTCCTACTACACCCATAGTTGCACAGGCACCGCTTCAAATACCTTTACAATGAATTATTATCGCGAACCAAAACCGCTGGTTTGTCCGGCCGGTGCCATTGCTGAAAGTGAACCTGACTGTATGGCCGGTTATGTAGATGCCACTAATGGCGGATGCAACAGCACCCCCAGTGTCTTTACGATACTGCCCAGTAATTGCAGTGATGTTCTGTGTGGTACCTCGGGAAATTATGATGTAAGTGGCTCTACTTATCGTGATACCGACTGGATTCAATTCTCTACTTCCGATTCAACAGATGTTTTTATTGACGCTATCGCACAGTTCGACCTTACTGTTGGTTTAATCGATGGTAATGCGGGTTGTCCTGTTTCTTCATTTATTACTTTTGCGACAGCTCTTGAAGGGGATTCACTTCATCTGCCTTATGTTCTCGGACCGGGTACCTGGTGGCTTTGGGTAGCCCCATCAAACTGGAACGGATGGCCCTGTGGCAGTAAATATGTAGTCAGCTTGCAAACAGTGGCAAAACCAATAGTTCCGATAGCTGCAGCAAACCCTTCATGCGGTCCCACTACACTCAACCCCATACCCGACGGGCATTTTGAATCAAGTTTCTGGCAGGGCACCAGTTGTGGAACGCTTCTTACAGATGTTGCAACCAATCCTTATGCTGTGACTAATACCGGTACTTATTACGTTCGGTCTATTAACAGCGCAACAGGTTGTTGGTCGGAATGCACATCTGTTGATGTATTTGTAAATACGCCGGGTACACTTACCGCCAATGCCAACGGCAATCCTGCGGGAGTTACTGTATGTCCTTCTGACATTGTTACACTTGGCGCAGCCTATAGCTTAACTGCCGTAGACACCCTTTTGTATCGCTGGAGCGTGGCAGGTACCGTAATTCGCGACTGGGATGCTGACCCAACCTATGTAGTACCTACTGCAACCGATACCACTTATACGGTTGAAGTTAGAGATTACTATGGCTATACAAACAATAATGTGTTGTACATGTATGGTGATGATAACAGTGCGGCTGGTCTCGCTTTTCTGCGCAATGATGTGAGAATTGGTGCTGTTGACAGCTTGGACATCAGGCTTGGAACTCCATCGGTAGCGCAGCTTCAAACCTATGGTGTAGTATTGATTTATACCGATTTTCCTCCAATGAGTCCGATGGCAATGGGCGATACACTGAAAAAGTTTGTTGACCTGGGCGGAAAACTCGTTACATTGTTTGCTGCTCAGGATACAGCCTATGGCTTGAAGGGTAGCTACCTTTCACAACACTATGACCCGATTTTTTCGACCGCCATTTACACTCCTGCAACCAGCAGTATTGGGGTGGTATCATTACCTTCACACCCGTTAATGCAGGGAGTAACTGACATCAATTCGGCATTTCATTCAACGAGTACTGCACTAACAGCCGGTTCACATCTGATATTCCGCTGGGCCGATGGAAGCGTAGGTGCAGCCTACAAAAGAGTGTTGCCTCAGGGTGGTATTTTGTCCATTAACTTTATGCCGCCCTATGCTACCGGCGCTGACGTTTATAAAATAATTGCAAATGCCGCTGCATATATGATAGGTAGTAACTGTACCATTTCAGATGATGTTCCGGTAACGGTAACTCCCTTGCCGGTTGCTGCCGGCACAATCTCAGGCAGCGATACTGCATGCGTGGGTGCAACAGGAGTAGGATATTCTGTTCTTCCAATAACCGGCGCTACTTCATACATATGGTCATACACCGGAACCGGCGCTACTATTAATGGAACCGGCGCGGCAGTGACTATAGATTTCAGCGCATCGGCGACCGGAGGTGACCTTACGGTAAAAGGCACGAATTCATGTGGTGATGGCGTTGCTTCTTCGGCACTTACCATAAGTATAAACCCGTTGCCCGGAGCTGCTGCAACTATTACAGGAACCGATACTGTATGCCGTGGTGATAACAGCGTCACTTATAGTATTGCAACCATTACCGATGCTGACACTTATAACTGGAATTATACCGGGGCCGACGCTACCCTTACCGGTACCGGAAACAGTGTTACCATAGACTTTGGCGCAGGAGCGACTTCGGGAACACTGACAGTTGCAGGTCATAATGGTTGTGGTAACGGTACTGTTTCTGCCGGTTTTACTATTGTTGTGAATACCGTTCCGGCAGCTGCGGCCGCTATCAGTGGTCCCGACACTGCCTGCCAGGGTACAACAGGTGTTTATTACAGCCTTCCGGTGCTTGCAGGTGCAACCACTTATATATGGGGTTACACAGGTACAGGCGTAACTATTAATGGCAGCGGGAGCGGCGTAACTCTTGACTTCAACAATTCTGCTACCAGCGGCAACCTTACAATACACGGGCACAATGATTGCGGCGATGGTGTTGCATCACCCGCATTTGCAATTTATGTTGATCCCTGTTCCGGAATTGAAGCCTTTGATGCAGCAAAGAATGTATCTGTGGTGCCCAATCCGAACCCGGGTGTTTTTTCTGTCATCATAATTGCAAAAGAAAAGACCACGTATATTATGAAGATTGTTGACGTGCTGGGTAAAACAGTTACTGAAAAACTGCTGCCGGTATCCGTTGGCGAGAATCGTGTTGAGATGAATCTTAGCAATCAGCCTTCGGGAACGTATTACCTGAATCTGACTGACGACAATAATAAAATTGTCAAATCCATACTTATTGCACGATAG